GCGGCAGAGAAGGAAAGCCGGGAGGAGAAGCCGGACGGCGGCCCGAACAAGGACAGCCTGAAAGAGACAAAGCCCGAGAAGCCGGACGAAATCGCGAAGATGATGGAGGACGCGAAGAAGAAGTCGACCCAGTTCGGGACGGGCGTCCGCTTCGTGTCGGCCGTACCGGAGAAGACCGGGGACGCGGCGGGTTACCGCGCCGTTTATGCCTTCGACGACATCCGCCAGATACGGATCGGCAAGGAAAAAAGCGGCAAACAATCCGCCCCGGAGGGCAAAGCGGAAGAAAAAGAGAATGCGGACGACGCCATTCGTTTCGAGTTCACCAGGGCGGCTGCCGGCGCTCCGGCCATGCTGACCGTCCACCTGCCGGAGAAGTCCAGGGACCAGAGCAAAGAGAAGGGAGCCAAGGACTCCGGGGAAAAAGAAAACGCCGCACCGGAGCAGCCCATGGATCCCAAAACCCTGGAGATGATGCAGACCCTCTTCAAGGGCATGAGGATGAGCGTCTCCGTCCGGATCGAAGGCTCCATCTCCAAGACCAACGCCACCTGGCGGCAGGGAGCGGATATCACCCTCATGGACCTCGATTTCGAGAAGATCCTCGGAAACAGGGACCTGATGCAGAAGATGACCACCGGGAAACCCGAATCCTTCGCGGACATGAAGGCTCTGTTCCACAAGGTGGACGGGCTGAAATTCGAACTGCAGAATCCCATGACGGTGAGCTTTCAGCAGGCACCCTGATCCCGCCGCAAGGCTACAGCGGGCGGACGGGTTCCATTCCGCAGCGAAGCGGAACCGCCGCCGACAGTGTCGCGTTCGCAACTGCGGCTGCCGGTATCGCCGCGTCTGCCCGTCTTCTTGTCATGGTGTTCCCTGCCCCGAGAGCCGTTTCCCTTCCGAAACGGACCGACAGGGGACCTTCCCGTCGCACTCGCGGGTCGCACGATATCCCGCCTCCCGGACGCATTGACAAAACCCCGCGGCTCTAGTAAGGAAGGGCGCTTCGAAGGGAGTTTATGGAAACCATACGCAATTTCAGTATCATCGCCCACATCGACCACGGCAAGTCCACCCTGGCGGATCGCCTGATCCAGCATACCGGCGTCTGCGACGACCGGAACTTTCAGGATCAGATCCTGGACAACATGGACATCGAGCGGGAACGGGGCATCACGATCAAAAGCCAGGCCATCACCCTGCCCTACCGGGCCAAGGACGGCCGGGACTACGTGCTCAACCTGATCGACACGCCGGGACACGTCGACTTCTCCTATGAAGTTTCCCGTTCCCTGGCTTCCTGCGAAGGGGTACTTCTCCTGATCGACGCGGCCCAGGGGGTCCAGGCCCAGACCCTGGCCAACCTTTACCTGGCGCTGGAGCACAACCTGGAGATCATTCCGGTCATCAACAAGATCGACCTGCCCGCGGCGGACGTGGAGCGCGTTCTGGAACAGATCGACGCGGAGCTGGGACTGGATTCGGACAGCGCGCTGCGCTGCTCCGCCAAGGAGGGAATCGGCATCGAAGCGATCCTCGAGGCCGTCGTGGAGCGAATTCCGCCACCCGGGGGAAATCCCGAGGCCCCCCTTGCGGCCCTGATCTTCGACGCCAAGTACGACCCCTTCCGGGGCACCGTCATTAACTGCCGGATTTTCGACGGCACGGTGAAAAGCGGCGACACGATCCGATTCATGTACAACGGGACAACCTACCGGGTGGAAGAAGTCGGGCGCTTTCTCCTGAGTCGGGAAAAGCGGTCCGTCCTCTCGGCGGGCGAGGTGGGCTATATCATCGCCGGCGTGAAGACCGTCGCCGACGTCCGGACGGGCGATACGATCACCCTGGACGCCCGGCCCTGCGACGGCCCACTTCCCGGTTTCAAGGAGGTCAAACCCGTCGTCTTCGCCTCCATCTATCCCATCGCCTCGGACGATTACGAGGACCTGGCCGTCGCACTGGAGAAATACCGGCTCAACGACGCCTCGTTCGTCTACGAGAAAGACTCCTCTGTCGCCTTGGGGCAGGGATTCCGATGCGGATTCCTGGGGCTTCTCCACTTGGACGTCGTCCAGGAGCGCCTGGAGCGGGAGTACGACCTCTCCATCATCCTTTCGGTCCCCTCGGTGCGCTACCGGTTTACCTTGAGGGACGGATCCGTCGTCGACGTGGACAACCCGTCCCACTATCCGGACCCCATCTCCATTGACGGCTCCGAGGAGCCCTACATCCGGGCCATGATGATGCTCCCGGAGCGCTACCTGGGCGCCGTCATGAAGCTCTGCATGGAAAAACGGGCCGTGAATTCGAGCCTGAACTACCCCACCCCGGGACGGGCCGAACTCACGTACGAAATGCCCCTGGCGGAGGTCATTTATGATTTCTACGACCGCTTCAAGTCGGTCACCCAGGGATACGGCTCCTTCGATTACGACCTGATCGACTACCGGGAGAGCAACCTGGCCCTCCTCGACATCCTGGTAAACGGGGAAAAGGTCGATGCCCTCTCCCAGATCGTCCACCGGGACAAGGCCCGTGTTCGGGGCGTCCAGGCCTGCGACCGGCTGAAGGACGAGATCCCCCGGCAGATGTTCAAAATCGCCATCCAGGGGGCCATCGGCGGCGAGATCATCTCCCGGAGCACCATCTCCGCGTTCCGGAAGGACGTTACGGCCAAGTGCTACGGCGGCGACATCACGCGGAAGCGGAAGCTCCTGGAGAAGCAGAAAAAGGGCAAGAAGCGCATGAAGATGGTGGGAAACGTCAGCATCCCCCAGAGCGCCTTCCTGGCGGTCCTGAAGTCCGACACGGACTGATCGGAGCTGAGGGTCATGGCCGCGGGCCTTTACATTCACGTCCCCTTCTGCCGCTCCAAGTGCGCCTACTGCAGTTTCTACTCCCTCCCGGAGGCGGAACGGGAAATCCCCCGGTTCCTGGAGGCCCTGCGCCGCGAGATGGCCTTTCACCGGCGCACCTTCCGGTCCTTCGACACGGTCTATTTCGGGGGCGGGACACCGTCCCTGCTCACGCCGGAACAGGTCGGACGGACGATCGAAGACGTCCGGCATTCCTTCCGCATCGCCCCTGACGCCGAGATCACCATAGAAATGAACCCCGCCGATTGGACAGCCGCGGACCTGCGGAAACTCCACGAGATCGGAGTAAACCGGCTCAACATCGGCGTCCAGTCCCTGGACGACGGCATCCTGGCCTTCCTGGGGCGACGGCACACGGCGGAGCAGGCTTTGCGGGCGGTCCGGGATGCGGAGCAGGTAGGTTTCGGAAATCTGGGGATCGACCTGATGTACGGTATCCCCGGCCAGGACCCGGCAACATGGCTGGAGACGCTGGCGGCCGCGGTTGCCCTCCCCGTCGCCCATCTGTCCTGTTATGAGCTGACCGTCGAACCCGACACAACCCTCGGCCGTCGCTATGCAAAGAAACTCCCCGAACCGGCGGGAGAATCCCGTTCCGCAGATTTTTTTCTCGCCACATCCCGATTCCTGGCCGAAGCAGGGTATCTCCACTATGAGGTGTCGAATTTCGCCCGGGGAACTCTGCACGTCAGCCGCCACAACTCGAAATACTGGCGGCATGTCCCCTATCTCGGCCTGGGGCCCTCTGCCCATTCGTTCCGGGAAACCCGGCGCTGGTGGAACGTCCGCTCTCTGACAGATTACCTGGCGGCTGTCGATTCGGCACGCCCCCCCGTCTCCGCAGCGGAGACCCTGTCCCGGGAGCAGATGGCCCTGGAAGCCCGATTCCTGGCCCTTCGGACTGCCCGGGGGCTCCACATGGAAAGTTATCGACGGAAATACGGGACGGATCTGAAAGGAGAGAACGGCCCCCTTCTCCGGAAATTGGCGGAAGAGGGCCTCGTGGAGATGTCCCGGGGATTCCTCCGTCCCACCCGGGCGGGACTGGCCGTGGCGGACCGTCTGGCTCTGCTTTGAGGCAAAAGGCGTGAGCTGCACACGGCCGCGCCGCCTTATCCTTCCCCAAGCGTTTCGATCACCATCCGCTTTGCCCGTTCGATGATCTTCTCATACTGCAGGCTGGTTCGCTGAACGTGATAATGCACGTTGAGAGACCGCTGTTTTCTGCTCCGGCCGTTGAAGGCCCCACGGAACGCCTCCGGAGATCCGACCCGCTGCAGGAAAAGCTCCCCCCAGTTGTTCCCGTACAGAATGGTGTACGCATCGCCGCTCCTTCCTCCCGATGCATCCTCGAAGTTTACGATTACAAGCATTTTCTCCAGTTGCTCCTGGACGCTGAAATTGTGGAAGTCGACTGCGGAGATATCGTAGATCCCGAACAGATCGCGCACCTTGTTGCCCAGGTTCAGGATTTCCTGGAGGGTTACGGATGTGGGATTCGGAAGCATACGGATTTCCCCGGGCCGGAAGAGATCGTTCCAGACAAGATAGGCGATGCAGGGAATGACGTGAATGTCCTCGACGATTACGGTCTCCTGATCGTCGGCAGGAAGAACCTGCCATTTTTTCCCGTTGAAACGGAAAACAAGGGTCGGCTGGTTCAGTGAATCGGTCGGTTTGTGAATGACGGGAATCTTGCTGGGCTTTTTCTCCAGACAGGAGGAAAGCTTCCGGCCAATGATCCGGAGGTCCCCGGGACTGACCCGGCTCGGCTCGGTATTCGATTGCACCCTCGTAATGTCCTTGTATATCTTCAAGAGTAGCGACAGCGTCCTATTTCCGATGCGAACCTGGTCATGGAAATGCCAAGTCTTGAATCGGTTGAGGCTGTGGATTTCCTCCCTCGAAAGGGGGTCTTGGTGGAAGGCTTCGCGGAGGAGTTCTTCCCGCAGTCCTGATTTCCTGGAATGCATCTTCGCGTCGCAGCGGAGATAAATGCATTTCTGGACGAATTCAAAGTCCCCCCGGTTGCCGTCTCGGTTGAAGTCCAGGATGGATCGGATCGTAAAGGTTCCGGGGTCGAGGAACGTCCGGTTGTCCCTTCGGCCCAGGATCTCCGTCCGGAACTGATGGCAGAGAAGATGCCCCGGCGGAAAGGCCAGGAACATCTGCAGGAGCAGCATCTTGGTGATGGATTTCAGGGGATGGGTGAGCGCCTTGTTGAACTGCCAGAGGGCGGCGCCGAAGTACTCCTCCTGTTCGACCCGCTCCAGAATTCCCAGATCGATGGCGTCATAGTCACCGAAGATGTCCCGCTCATAATCGGTGGCCAGCTTCCGGTAATCGACGTCACCTTCCGGATCGAAGGCCAGCCACCAGAGGGGAATCTTGCCGGCGATCAGGACCGCCGTTCGGTAGAACTCCTCCTTCAGGATATTTTTCTGGGTGCTGCCGCTGCTTTCGCCTGAAACATCGCCGAAATGACCTTTCCGAACGTCTTCCACGTCACAGAGAAAGAAATAGACGGGCATGCGGATGTTCGCATCGAGCCAGTCCTTGATCAGGTTGACCTTCTGCTGCAACTGCGCCATGCCCTCCTCGCCGAACCGCTCCCGGTCCACGCACAGCCAGATGTCGCAGTCGGAACAGGTGGTCTGCATGACGGAGCCGACGCTCCCGATCGTGTAGATGCCCTGGATCATCCAGGAATCGGGCTTGACCTTCACCTTCCTTCTTGCCTTGTCGATGTGGAACAGAAAACTGAAGGAGGCCTCCCGTTTGCGGATCTCCGGGTCGTTGTCCAGATTGTGGACGCAGATGGGGCGGGACAGGTGAGGGACATATCCGGGCACCTGGGGATTGTTTTCGTTCAGCATCCACGGGAGAAGATACAGGATGGCTTCGCTGTCCTTCGGGGCCAGCTCGGCAAAGAGACATTTCCGGAACTGATTGTAGGCAAGATATTGTTTCTTGTTCTGAATGAATGTTTTCGGCAGCATGCTTCTGTCTTTCTTACTGGAAAGAATCCCCGGATGCGCAGGCTGCGGGTCTTTCACATCCTGGCACGCCGGACGGGACACGCGGTGAGTAGGCGGAACCGGCAATCACAATGCCTTCATGTATCGGTAAACAGACGAACGAACTGATCGAAATGATCTTTATGGAAATGGTTCAACATTTCATCCTTCATCAACCGAAGGGCCTCAAAGGTTGTCATCCGGCGCTTGTAAGGCCGGAATGCAGTCAACGCCTCATATACGTCCGCGATGGAACAGAGTCTTGCATAAAGGTGGATTTCATCGCCCCTGAGCTTCAGAGGATATCCTTTCCCGTCATCCCGCTCGTGGTGCTGA
This genomic window from Syntrophaceae bacterium contains:
- the lepA gene encoding elongation factor 4, coding for METIRNFSIIAHIDHGKSTLADRLIQHTGVCDDRNFQDQILDNMDIERERGITIKSQAITLPYRAKDGRDYVLNLIDTPGHVDFSYEVSRSLASCEGVLLLIDAAQGVQAQTLANLYLALEHNLEIIPVINKIDLPAADVERVLEQIDAELGLDSDSALRCSAKEGIGIEAILEAVVERIPPPGGNPEAPLAALIFDAKYDPFRGTVINCRIFDGTVKSGDTIRFMYNGTTYRVEEVGRFLLSREKRSVLSAGEVGYIIAGVKTVADVRTGDTITLDARPCDGPLPGFKEVKPVVFASIYPIASDDYEDLAVALEKYRLNDASFVYEKDSSVALGQGFRCGFLGLLHLDVVQERLEREYDLSIILSVPSVRYRFTLRDGSVVDVDNPSHYPDPISIDGSEEPYIRAMMMLPERYLGAVMKLCMEKRAVNSSLNYPTPGRAELTYEMPLAEVIYDFYDRFKSVTQGYGSFDYDLIDYRESNLALLDILVNGEKVDALSQIVHRDKARVRGVQACDRLKDEIPRQMFKIAIQGAIGGEIISRSTISAFRKDVTAKCYGGDITRKRKLLEKQKKGKKRMKMVGNVSIPQSAFLAVLKSDTD
- the hemW gene encoding radical SAM family heme chaperone HemW, encoding MAAGLYIHVPFCRSKCAYCSFYSLPEAEREIPRFLEALRREMAFHRRTFRSFDTVYFGGGTPSLLTPEQVGRTIEDVRHSFRIAPDAEITIEMNPADWTAADLRKLHEIGVNRLNIGVQSLDDGILAFLGRRHTAEQALRAVRDAEQVGFGNLGIDLMYGIPGQDPATWLETLAAAVALPVAHLSCYELTVEPDTTLGRRYAKKLPEPAGESRSADFFLATSRFLAEAGYLHYEVSNFARGTLHVSRHNSKYWRHVPYLGLGPSAHSFRETRRWWNVRSLTDYLAAVDSARPPVSAAETLSREQMALEARFLALRTARGLHMESYRRKYGTDLKGENGPLLRKLAEEGLVEMSRGFLRPTRAGLAVADRLALL